The following DNA comes from Synechococcus sp. CC9616.
GGTTCCAGCAAACACTGGAAGAGGCAGGGCTTCTCTGCGTCGCCATCAGACCACCCACGGTGCCGGAGGGGCGGGCCAGGCTGCGCGTCGTGCTTCGCCGCGATCTGCCGGACAACACTCTGGAGAGATTTCTGAGCACTCTCTCCCGTCCATGAAGCAGGTGATCGCGATGCATGGATGGGCGGGAGACAACAGTTGCTGGACGCTTTGGAGCCGCCAATTTGAGCAGCGGGGATGGCATTGGTTCAGTGGGGAACGCGGCTATGGCAACCGATCACCCCAGAGCTCCGAGTGGGTGGATGGTTCAACGCGCAGGCTGGTGATCTGCCACTCGCTCGGCTTCCACCTGCTGCCAGCCTCCGTCCTGTCGGTCGCCACCGATCTTGTGCTGCTGGGTGGATTTGCTTCTTTCGTTCCCAGAGAAGTTGATGGCCGAGGCCTGAGAACCGCTCTGAGGGGGATGGCCAAGGCGCTGGGCACCCAGCAGGAGAGAACGATGCTTCAACGCTTCCTAGAACGGGCAGCTGCCCCATTGCCGCTGTCGGCCCTGCCTCCGAATGCATTACTTCGGGGGATCAGTGAAACCGGCCGGCAGCGCCTGCAGGACGACTTGGACTTGCTGGCAAAACTGACCGCCTTGCCACCAGGCTTCCCCGATCAGGCTGACTGTCTGGTTGTTCAGGGCGGGCTTGATCAGATTGTTCCTCCCGAAACTCAAAAGCTGCTGATCCAGTCCCTCAACGGTCGATTGAAAAAGAAGCCCACTGAGATGCTGCAGCCCAACAGCGGCCACGCGCTGCTGACGGCTGATGCATTGCAACGGGTGCTGGGCTGGCTGGAAAGACCATGACGGAGGCCTGGAGACAACAGGTCCTCCCGCGATTTGACGGGGCCGCCAGCCACTACGACGGTGAAGCCAATCTGCAGCGTGTGATCGCCGAACGGTTGGCAAGCCTTTGCATGCAACAGCCGATTCCAGCAGGACTCTGGGTTGACCTGGGAAGCGGCACGGGGCTGCTGGCCGATGCACTGGAGCGGCAGTGTCCGGGTCAGCAGGTGCTGCGACTCGATGGCAGTCAGGCCATGCTCTCCCAGCAAGGACAACAACCATCCGTCCTGGCGTTCGATCTCAACAACCCGCTGCCGCACTGGCCTGCGCCTCCCACGCTGCTGGCGTCGAGCTTTGTGCTGCACTGGCTGAATTGCCCTGCGAAGACCCTGCAGCACTGGCTCAACTGCCTTGCCGTTGATGGATGGATGGCTCTGAGCGTTCCGATTGAGGGCAGTTTTCCGCAATGGCATCAAGCTGCAGCACGCGCCGGTGCTGCCTGCACGGCCATGCCGCTGCCGGATCGAGACAACCTGCTCGCAGGCTTGCAACCATCGGCCATTCAGCACTGCACTGTGCTGAATGTCACCCAACGGGCTGAGCATGCCGTTCGCCTCCTGAAACCCATGACGGCGACAGGCGCTGACTCCACCCCCGCTCAACGGCTGAGCACGGCATCCTGGCGCCGGCTTTTCCACGCCTGGCCGCAGGATGAAGGCTCAGACCATCCTGGCCTCACCTGGAAGATCCTCATCCTGCTGCTCCGTCGATGACTCGATCCATCATGCAATTGGTGGTGTGCGGCACGGATACGGACGTCGGCAAGACCGTCGTCAGTGCGCTTCTCGTTCAGGGGCTGCAGGCCAGCTACTGGAAACCAGTCCAGAGCGGATTGGAGGGTGGCGGCGATCGCAACCGTGTACGGCAGCTTCTTGACCTCAATGAAGAGAGGATGCTGCCTGAGGCGTATGCCTTCAGCCAACCGGTGTCTCCCCACTGGGCCTCGGAGCTCGATGGAACACCGCTTGATCCAAGATCTCTGGCCCTGCCAGACCATCCAGGA
Coding sequences within:
- a CDS encoding methyltransferase, with amino-acid sequence MTEAWRQQVLPRFDGAASHYDGEANLQRVIAERLASLCMQQPIPAGLWVDLGSGTGLLADALERQCPGQQVLRLDGSQAMLSQQGQQPSVLAFDLNNPLPHWPAPPTLLASSFVLHWLNCPAKTLQHWLNCLAVDGWMALSVPIEGSFPQWHQAAARAGAACTAMPLPDRDNLLAGLQPSAIQHCTVLNVTQRAEHAVRLLKPMTATGADSTPAQRLSTASWRRLFHAWPQDEGSDHPGLTWKILILLLRR